The sequence GGTGCGGGGGTCGCCGCCGTCGTCCTCAACCAGGACCTCGACCTTGCGGCCGAGCACTCCCCCCTTGTCGTTGAGATCCTGGGCGAGCAGCTCGACGATCCGTTTCATCTCCTGCCCTTCGCTGGCCCAGGAGCCGGTCATCGGAGCCATGAGCCCGATCTTGACGGTTTCGGCGGCGGCCGCCCCGGCCAGCAGGCAAAGCAGCGTCGCCAGCATCAGTACCTTCTGCATGGAGTCCTCCTTCAGCGTAATGGGTGCTTGGCGCACACCAATGGCAGGCGGGCCGCCGCAAGGGGCCGCCTCAGATCCCCAGATAGGCCTTCTTCACCTCTTCGTTGTTGAGCAGGTTCTCGGCCGAATCGGTCAGGGTGATCCGGCCATTCTCCATGACGTAGCCGCGGTGGGCGAGCTTGAGGGCCTGGTTGGCGTTCTGCTCGACGAGAAAGATGGTGGTGTTGCTGTCGCGGTTGATCTTGCGGATGATCTCGAAGATTTGCTGGATGATGATCGGCGCCAGCCCCAGCGAGGGTTCGTCGAGCAGCAGAAGCCGCGGCCGGGCCATCAGGGCACGGGAGATGGCGAGCATCTGCTGCTCGCCGCCGCTCAGCGTTCCACCCAGCTGGTTGCGCCGCTGGGCGAGAATCGGAAAGAGGTCCATGACCATGTTCAGGTCCTGGCGGATGAGCGCCTTGTTGTTCCGCAGATAGGCACCCATCTCCAGGTTTTCCAGAACGCTCATATTGGGGAAGATGCGGCGCCCCTCGGGAACCTGGATGATCCCCATGGCGACGATGCGGTCGGGGCTGAGGCCCTGGATTGGCTGCTCCTGGAAGAGGATCTCGCCGGAGCGGGGCGGGACGACGCCGCAGAGGGCCATCAGGGTGGTGGTCTTGCCGGCGCCGTTGGCGCCGATGAGGGTGACGATTTCCCCCTCCTCGATCTCCAGGCTCACCCCCTTGAGGGCCTGGATACTGCCGTAATGGGCGTCGATGGCGTTGACCTTAAGCATCGCTCGCCTCCCCGAGATAGGCCTCAATCACCTTGGGGTTGCGGCGGATTTCCTGGGGGGTCCCCTTGGCGATCTTCTTGCCGTATTCCATGACGTAAATGCGGTCGGAGATGTTCATCACCAGCTTCATGTCGTGCTCGATGAGCAGGATGGCGACCCCTTCCTCCTTGCGGATGCGCACGATCAACTCGTCGAGCTCATGGGTTTCGTGGGGGTTCATGCCGGCGGCCGGCTCGTCGAGCAGCAGCAGAAAGGGGCGGGTGGCCAGGGCCCGGGCGATTTCCAGGCGCCGCTGGCCGCCGTAGGGGAGATTCTTGGCGAACTCGTTGGCGAAGCGGGACAGCCCCACCTTCTCCAGCAAGTGGTAGCTGGTCTCGATCGTCTCCTTCTCCTGCCGCCGGCTACTGGCGCCGCGCAGGATGGCGCCGAGGATGTTGGTCGTAGTCCGGCAGTGGCGGCCGATCATGACGTTTTCCAGGACCGTCATGTTCTGGAACAGGCGGATGTTCTGGAAGGTGCGCGCCATGCCGCTGGCGGTGACCCGGTTCGGCTTCCAGCCGTTGATGCGCTGGCTGCGCCCGTCGGGGGGATGAACCATGATTTCCCCGAGGGTTGGCCGGTAGATGCCGGTTACGCAGTTGAAGAAGGTGGTCTTGCCGGCGCCGTTCGGCCCGATCAGGGCGACGATCTCGCCGGCGCCCACCTCCAGGGTGACGCCGTCCACCGCCCGCAGACCGCCGAAATCCATGGTCAGTTCCCTGACCTCCAGCAGCTTCCGGTTGTTCTCAGCCATGAGCCTGCTCCGCGGCGGCCTTGCGATAGGCGTAGGTCTTGCGTACGTTGGCGATCAGCCCCTGGGGGCGGAAGATCATCATCAGCACCATGACCGCGCCGAAGACGAGCATCCGGTACTCGGAAAAGGCCCGCAGGTACTCGGGCATCAGGATCAGGACCAGGGCGGCGATGATGACGCCGATGATCGACCCCATGCCGCCGAGCACGACGATGGAGAGGACCATGGCCGACTCCATGAAGGTGAAGCTGTTGGGATTGATGTAGGTGTTGCGGGCGGCGAAAATCACTCCCACCAGCCCTGCCCAGAAGGCGCCGAGGGCGTAGGCCGAGAGCTTGGTGCGGGCCATGTCGACGCCCATGGCGACGCAGGCGATCTCGTCCTCGCGCAAAGCCATCCAGGCGCGGCCGATCCGGGAGTCCTTGAGACGGTTGGTGACAAAGATGGTGAAGGCGACCAGCAGCAGCATCAGGTAGTAGGTGTAGGTAGTGACAGCCGTCAGCTTCAGGTCAAGACCGAAGAGCCCGGGGCGGTCGATGTTGGCGATGCCGGCGGCGCCGTAAAAGACCGTGTCCCAGTTCTCCAGCACAATCTTGGCAATGGAGCCGAAGCCGAGGGTGACGATCGCCAGATAGTCGCCGCGCAGGCGCAGGATCGGGAACCCGAGCAGTACCCCGAACAGCGCTCCCAGCAGGCCGCCGATCGGCAGGCAGAGCCAGAAGCCGAGGCCGAAATGCAGGTTGAGCAGGGCGTAGGCATAGGCTCCGACGGCGAAAAAAGCGATGTAGCCGAGGTCAAGCAGGCCGGCGAGACCGACGGTGATGTTGAGCCCCAGGCCCAGGACGACAAAAATCAGGGCCAGTATCATGATGTTGACCTGGTAGGTGTCGACCAGCCAGGGAAAAATCACTGTGGCCAGCAGAATAGCGCCCAGCATAGGCCGGTACAGGCCCGGCTCTTCCAGAAGTCGCTGCAACAGGCCCGGCGCCGCCGGTTCTGCGGCTCCCCCTTGCGGGCGCTTCGGCTGTCCCTGCCGCCGCTGCAGCGACCATCGCCAGAAATAGGAAAGAACAAATGCGCCGAGGCCGACCCAGAGGATGCTCAGCCAGCGCCATTCGACCTCGCTCTTGATGGTGTTGACCCGCACCCCCAGTAGCGGCAGGGTCAGGAACATGAACCAGAGAGCGACTCCGCAGGAGTGCTTGAAGTTTTTCATATCCAATCCCGGCGTGTTGCGCCTGCGCGAGCTAGACCTTCTGCCTGACCGCCTTGCCCAGAATTCCGGTCGGCCGAAGGATGAGAATCAGGACCAGCAGCCCGAAGGCGAAGACGTCCTCGTAGGCGCTGGAGATGTAACCGGCAGCAAAGGCCTCGGTCAATCCCAGGACCAGGCCGCCGAGGACCGCGCCCGGAATGTTGCCGATGCCGCCGAGAACCGCGGCAGTGAAGGCCTTTACCCCGGCCATGAAGCCGATGGCGAAGTTGATCTGACCGATGTAGGAACCGACCAGGACCCCGCCGATGGCGGCCAGGACCGAGCCGATGACGAAGGTGACGGAGATCACCCGGTCGACGTTGATGCCGACCAGGCGAGCCATGGTCATGTCCTGCTGGGTGGCCCGCATCGCCTTGCCGATGCGGGTGTATTTGATGAGTACGGTGAGGACGACCATGGTCAGCGCGGTCACCAGCAGGATGACCAGTTCCGCCGACCCCATGATGTGAGCCACCGGCTCCATGAAGTCGAAGTCGGGGATAAGGGCCGGAAAGGGGAGGAAGTCCGGGGTCTGTGCCAGCAGGACGTAGTTCTGCAGGAAGATCGACATGCCGATGGCGCTGATCAGCGGCGAGAGGCGGGGCGCCCCCCGCAGCGGACGGTAGGCGATGCGCTCCAGGGTGTAGCCGTAAGCCGCCGCGTAGATCGCGGCCACCAGCGCGGCCAGCAGCAGGATCGACACGCCGGTGAAGCCGTAGATGGTCAGCGCCCCGGCAACGACCAGGGCGACGAAGGCGCCGATCATGTAGACCTCGCCGTGGGCGAAGTTGATCAGTTGGATGATGCCGTAGACCATGGTGTAGCCCAGGGCAATCAGGGCGTAGATGCTGCCCCGGGTCAAGCCGCTTAAGAAGAGTTCGAGAAAGTAGTCCATCGCTTGCTACCGCCTCGTGGCAGTGGCCGGCCTGCCGGGCCGGCAAAACGGTTCACGCAAAAGCCGGGGGAAAGGCAGAGGCTTTCCCCCGGCGGCATTGAGGCGCTGCCGGCGTTACTTGACCTCGACGAACTCGCCGTTTCTGACCTGATAGACCGCGAAGCCGACCCCTTCGGCATCCCCCTTCTGGTCGAACTTGATGCGACCGACGGTGGTTTCGACGTAAGAGCTGCGCAGAGCCTTGGTCAGTGCTTCATAATCGGTACTGCCGGCCACTTCGATGGCATGGAGCAGAGCCTGAACGGCGGCATAGCCCTGGTCGAAAAAGGTCCCCGGCTCGGAGCCGTGGGCCTTCTGGTAGGCGGTTCTGGCCTTGCGGTTCGCTTCGTATTTGGAGACGTCCATCGGGCCGGTGGCGTAAACCCCCTCGGCGTCCTTGCGGGCGATTTCCAGAAATCCTACCCCCTTGACCCCGTCGGGGCCGATGAAGGGGATGTCGACCCGCTTTTTCTTCATCTGGGCGATCAGCTTGGAGGCCTCGGGGTGGTAGCCGCCGAAGATCACTGCATCGGCCCCCTCTTTGCGGATTTTCTGTACCACCGCCGAGTAGTCCATGGCGCCAGGAGTGATCCCCTCGTACATCACCACCTTGGCCTTGCCTCCCTGCTCGACGAACTGCTTGGCGAAATCGGCAAATCCCTTACCGTAATCCCCTTTGTCATGAATGACTGCAATCTTCTTCGCGCCCAGTTTCTCCGTCGCGAAGGTGGCCGCCAGCTTCCCCTGATCATCATCGGCGGCGATGGTGCGGTAGAAGTTCGGGTATTCGCCGCCCTTGGTCAGGGGCGGATTGGTGGCCGAGGGGGACATGACGATGACCTTGGCGTCCTTGTAGATGCCCAGGGCCGCCTTGGTCGCCCCGGAGCAAACATGACCGACCACCACGTCAACCTCTTGGGATACGAGCTTGGTCGCCACGTTGGCGGCGATCTCGGGCTTGCACTGGTCGTCCTGGATCAGCAGCTCGACCTTCCTGCCCAGCACCCCCCCCTTGGCATTGATCTCGGCCGCCACCATCTCGGCAGCATCCTTGGTGGGTATGCCGTAGGCGGCGAGGTCACCGCTGTGCGGGCCGGCGACGCCGAGCTTGATGGTGTCAGCGGCCAGGGCGGGAGCGGAGAGGAGAAGTGTGAACCCCAGGGCAAATAGCCAGCTTGCGAGGTGCATTTTCTTCATTCGTGGCCTCCATTGGAAAGAATATGGATAGGGCAAACAGTGTTCGCTATCGGAACAGCATTCAATGTATAGTTTAAATAAACCTTGCCAGTCAAGGCCCTAATTGAGCCCAATGTGGAAAAAAAATTAAAAGTATCAAGGTCTTTTCGGCTGATGTCAGACGGTGTGTGGCCAAAATGGAGCGAAAATGGCTGAATTTGGCCATGGCAAAAAGGCCTTTTCGCGGCGCAGCGTTTGGTCTGGATAAAAATCCGTTGACTTCCGAAGATAAACGCTGTATCAAGCGTTAATTTTATCCCATGTTGGCACTATTTCAAATTCCATCTGGTGAGACGGGGCGACCGACGATTAACTTCTCCGGATGACTGAAACCCTAACAAGGAGGCTTTGGATGAAAAAGGCAATTGTAACCCTGCTGGCCAGTCTTCTGGCCCTTTCCCTCGGCGCCTGTGCGGCAACCAAAAAGGAAGAGCAGATCCGCGTCAAGTGCCCCGCCTGCGGCTATGAGTTCATGGCGCCGGCGGAGCGCTGACCACCTAATTACTAGAGTTTGCCTGATTTTCAGCAACATTCATTTAATATCAGGAGGCGATTGATGAAAGTTTCGCGACTGCTCTATGCTCTGCTCCTGGGAGGCCTGCTGGCCGCCCCCGCCTTTGCTTTTCAGGTCGACGTGCACGGGGACTTCAAAAACCGGCTGATGTACAGCAATCAGGCCGAGCTGTTCGACGTCTTTTCCGAGCCCGGCATCCAATACGTCAACGTCACCAACGCTCAGATCCGCAACCTGACCGGTCTGGTTTCCGGCGTCCCCCTGGATACCCGGAAGAGGGCCAACGACTCCGACTTCTTCGGGGAGATCAAGTACCGCCTCTGGTTCAACGCCACCGACGACGACAAGAAGGTCAAGGGGGTGCTCGGCTTCGAGTTCGGCGGCCGGAAATTCGGCCAGGTCGGCGGCCTCGACTTCGCCGGCGACGACAACATCTTCGAATTCCGCTGGGGCTACGTCGACTTCGAGGTCCCCTTCGACCCGGCCTCCCACCTCTCGGTCGGCCTGATGCCCGTCGGCTACAACGCCTACTTCTGGAACGACAACGCCCCGGGGGTCAAGTGGGCGGCTCAGCGCGGCGACCTGGAGTACAGCCTCGGCTGGTGGCGCAACGACGTAACCAACGGCGGCACCGGCCGCGACGCCAAGAACACCAACGACGACGTCTATGTCCTCGACGCCGCCTACAAGTTCGCGCCGGGCCACCGCCTCTACGGCTTCGCCGCCTACGGCGAATTCGGCCAGGAGGCTCTGTTCAGCCCCGACTTCGTCACGCCGGTAGTCTCCGAGGCCATGGACCAGATCTACTGGCTCGGCCTCTCCGGCGAAGGGCAGTCAGGCCGGCTCTTCTATGGCGCCACGGCCATCTACCAGACCGGCGAGATCGACGCCGCCACCGGCCTGACCTTCGCCCCCGGCAACCGGAACACGCTCGACCGCGACGCCTACCTGCTCAACGCCGAAGCAAGCTACGCCCTCGAGCGCGGCCGGGCCACCGCCGGCTGGCTCTACGCTTCCGGCGACAGCAGCCAGACCGATGGCGATGTCAACAACTACCACTCCCTGGAGGCCTACCTGGAGAATATCGGCAGCCAGGTCTTCTCCGGATACTGGGCCGACGACAACTACATGATCGGCTCCAACTACTTCCTCGACCGTGGCTTCAATGTTCCCTACCTCAACGCCACCTTCAACGTCACCGACAAGTTTTCGGTGGGGGGCGGCTACTTCTACTGGAGCACCGCCGCGGAGGTGATCCACGACAAGGAACTCGGCCACGAAATCAACGCGCGCGTCGAGTATGCCGTGACCAAGGGGCTCACCACCGGTCTCAATGCCGGCTACCTCTTTGGCGGCAAGGCCTGGGATGAGTTGGCCATCGACGGCCATGGCGACAACGTGTTCCGTTCGGAAGCGTCGGTGCGGCTGACCTTCTGATGCAGTGACTGTAAAGAAAAAAACGGACCGGGCAGAAAAGCCCGGTCCGTTTTTTCAGGAGCGACTCAGGTAACGGGTTCGACCTGTGGCCTGGCCGGCAAGAGCTCCGCGGCCGTCATGCCGAGGACGATCAGCCCACCGCCGGCCCAGGCGACGGGGGTGAGGCGGTCGCCAATCAGCAGAACGGAGAAGGCCGCCGCAAAGACCGGCTCGAGGGTGTAGATGATGGCGGCGCGGGTGGGGGTGGTCAGGCGCTGGAAGCTGGTCATCACCCAGAAGGCGTAGACGGTGGCGAAGACCGCCGTGATCCCCAGCGCCCACAGCAGGGTCGGGCTCCAGGCGCGGGGCCAGGTGACCGGCTCGAACAAAAGGCTCCCCAGCAGGCTCAGCACCGCCATGGTGCCGATTTGCACGAAGGTCAGCGCCCGCCCGTCATAACCGGCGGTCAAGGCGTCGAGACCGAGGATGTGCAGGGCAACGAAGAAGGAGCAGGCGATCACCAGGGCGTCGCCCGGGTTGAGCCGCCAGGGGCTCTGCCAGGTCAGCAGAAAAAGGCCGATGAGCGCCAGCGCCACGCCGATGCGCGCTCCCGCCGCCGGCGGTTTGGCCAGCAGCGGGCCGGCCAGCAGGGGGACCCAGACCACGTTGAGCCCGGTGAGAAAGCCGGCGTTGGCCGATGTCGTCTGCTCCAGGCCGAAGGTCTGGAAGGCATAGGAAAGAAAGAGGAGCGTTCCCAGGAAGACGCCCCGACGAATCCCGCGGGCGTCGAGGCTGCGCAGGCCCCGCCCGGCCAGCAGGGCAAGGAGCAGCGCCGAGAGGGCGAAGCGCACCCAGAGAAAGGACAGGACCGGGATTTCGGTCACCGCCGCCTTGACCACGGGAAAGGTCGCCCCCCAGAAGAGGGTCGCGGTGACCAGCAGAAATTCGGCAAAGCCCCGGCTGGGTTGGTTATTCATGGCAGTTTCCGCTGGACCCGGCTGGCGGGCGCGAAGATTGCGAACCGGCTTGTATGGCAGGTTTCGACTGTGCTATAAAAAAGGCTGTTTCGCTAAAGCAAAAAAAGTTTGGCGGGACGAGTTGCCCGGGAGTCTAGCATGGAAAGAGGGAAAAAGGAACCGGTCCAGATCGTCTGCCCGCGCTGTCGGCATACGGAGATCATTTACTTGCCGCAGGAGCAGTTCCCCCGTTGCCCCGATTGCGACATCCCGATGGTCATCGCCGAACTGCTCGACGAGGGAAAATCGTACTGACCCCCCATCCACACATCCCCATGAAATAATGAAGGAGGAAACCATGAAAAATCTGGTGTTGGCCGCCCTGGCGCTGCTCGCTCTCTCCGTCACTCTTGTCGGTCCTGCCCAGGCCGCCGGAACCCTTGATGAGATTCGCCAGCGTGGAACCCTGCGGGTCGGCATGGAGCCGGGGTACATGCCCTTCGAGCTGACCAACCAGAAGGGGGAGATCATCGGCTTCGACCCCGATTGCGCCAAGCGCATGGCCAAGGCGCTGGGGGTCAAGCTCGAGCTGGTGAGCACCGCCTGGGACGGCATCATCCCCTCGCTGATGACCAAGAAGTTCGACATCATCATGAGCGGCATGACCATTACCGACGAGCGCACCCAGGTGGTCGATTTCGCCGATCCCTACATTGTCATCGGCCAGACGCTGCTGGTCCGCAAGGAGCTGGCCGGGACGGTCAAATCCTACAAGGACCTCAACGACCCGAAGTACAAGGTCGCCTCCAAGCTGGGTACCACCGGCGAGATCGCCGCCAAGGAGCATCTCCCCAAGGCCAAATATTTCTCCTACGAAACCGAACAGGAAGCGGTCATGGAAGTGGTCAACGGCAAGATCGACGCCTTCGTCTACGACTCTCCCTACAACGCCGTCGCCTTCGCCCAGAAGGGGCAGGGGAAGCTGGTCTTCCTCGACCGGCCCTTCACCACCGAACCGCTCGGCTGGGCCATCCGCAAGGGCGACCCGGAGCTGCTTGCCTTCCTCAACGGATTCCTCAAGGAGATCAAGCAGGATGGTACCTACGACAAGATCTACCGCAAGTGGTTCCAGGACAGCGCCTGGCTGCAGGAACTCCAGTAAAGGGAGCGGAAACGGCACGTGACGGACCAACGTCAAGATTTTCTCTGGAAGCTCCTCCTGGCGGCCGTGTTGATCCTGGCGGCCGCCGGGATCTGGGGGGCGACCAAGAGCATCGACTACACCTGGCGCTGGCAGCGGGTCCCCCAGTATTTCTTCTATCACGCCGAAGAATTGCATAAGGCCCCTGCCGACGGCAAGGTCATCGACCTGGTCCGCGAAGGCGGTTCGACCGTCGTGGTATTCCAAAGCGCCACCAGCGAGATCTTGCGGGTTCCCGTCGCCGGCGACTCCGTGCGGGTAGCCCCAGGCGAGGAGCTCTTCGAGGGAGATCTGCTCGGCAGCACCTCCCGGTGGAAGGTCGGCCCCCTGCTGCAGGGACTCTGGGTGACCATCTGGATCTCCTTTCTTTCCGGCATTCTCGGCCTGGCGATCGGCCTCTGCACAGGGCTCTGCCGCATCTCGCGCAACCCGGCCCTGCGCGGGCTGGCGGTTACCTATGTCGAACTCATCCGCGGCACGCCCCTGCTGGTCCAGATCTTCATCTTCTACTTCTTCATCGGCACCGTGCTCAACCTCGACCGGATGGTGGCCGGCGTGGGCGCGCTGGCGGTCTTTGCCGGCGCCTACGTGGCGGAGATCGTCCGGGCCGGAATCCAGTCGATTCCCCGGGGGCAGATGGAGGCGGCGCGCTCCCTGGGGATGACCGTGCCGCAGGCGATGCGGCACATCATCCTGCCCCAGGCCTTCAAGCGCACGCTGCCGCCCCTGGCCGGCCAGTTCATCAGTCTGATAAAAGACTCCTCCCTGGTTTCGGTCATCGCCATCACGGATCTGACCAAAAGCGGGCGGGAAGTGATCACCTCCTCTTTCGCCACCTTCGAGATCTGGTTCGTGGTCGCCGCCATGTACCTGATCCTCACCTCGGTGCTGTCGCAGGTGATTTTCTGGATGGAGCGGAGGCTAGCGATCAGTGATTGAAGCGAAGAACGTAGTCAAGACCTTCCGTGGCCGGGGGCAGACGGTGCAGGCGGTGAACCAGGTGTCGGTCGCCATCGCCAAAGGGGAGGTTGTGGTAATCGTCGGCCCCTCCGGGTCGGGCAAATCGACCTTCCTGCGTTGCCTGAACGGGCTGGAGACCTTCGATTCGGGACACATCGTGATCGGCGGCCTGGACCTGGCGGACCGCAAAACCGACATCAACCGGGTACGGCAAGAGGTCGGAATGGTCTTCCAGCAGTTCAACCTCTTCCCGCACAAGACGGTTCTCGACAACATCTGTCTGGCCCAACTGGTAGTGCGGCGACGCAACAGCCAGGAGGCGCAGGCCAAGGCCCGGCAACTGCTGAAAAAAGTGGGGATCGCCGAGAAGGAGGGGGAATACCCGGCCCGCCTCTCCGGCGGGCAGCAGCAGCGCGTCGCCATCGCCCGGGCCCTGGCCATGGAACCCAGGGTGATGCTCTTTGACGAGCCGACCAGCGCCCTCGATCCGGAGATGGTCGGCGAGGTGCTCGACGTCATGAAACAGCTGGCCCGGGAAGGCATGACGATGGTGGTCGTCACCCACGAGATGGGCTTCGCCCGGGAAGTGGCCGACCGCGTCCTGTTCATGGACCAGGGGAAAATCGTCGAGGAGGGAACGCCGGAGCACTTCTTTACCTCCCCCAGTGAAGAGCGAACACGGCTTTTTCTCAGCCAGGTCCTCTAGCCCGGTCCGGGCAGGGTGATCGGCCAGCGCGCGCCGGGAGCATCACGCTTGAACCGGGACGACTTACAGGAGAAGATTCTCCGGCCGGACGCCGCAGGGCCGGAGCGGACCGCCGAACGCCCTGGACAGCCGCTGCGGGACGGGCTGGCGGCAGCCTGGCCGATCTGTCTGGGCTATGTACCGCTGGGCGTGGCGCTGGGGGTTCTCGCCCGACAGGCAGGCATCGGTCCGGCCTGGATCGGCCTGATGTCGGTGCTGGTCTTCGCCGGCAGCGCCCAGTTCATCGCCGTGGCCATGCTGGCCGGCGGCGCCTCGGCCGGCGCCATAATTCTGACTACCTTCGTTGTCAACTTTCGACACTTCCTCATGAGTTCGGCTCTGGCAGTACCTCTGACCGGGGTCCACCGCGGCTTCCTCTCCCTGTTCGCCTACGGCATCACCGATGAGAGCTTCGCCGTCAACCTGGCCCGTTTCCGCCGTGGCGGCTGGGACCGCTGGCGTGCCCTGACGGTCAACCAGGCAGCCAACGCTGCCTGGGTCGCCGCCACTGTCGCCGGGGGGCTGGCCGGAGCCTTCATTCCACCAGGGGCCTTCGGCATCGACTATGCCCTGATCGCCATGTTCATCTGCCTGCTGGTCTTCCAGTTGCAGGAGCGCATCCACCTCTTCACCGCCCTTTTGTCGGGGGCATTCGCCGTCCTCTGGTACCTGGCAGTGCCGGGCGATTCCTATGTTGTCGCCGCCTCGACGGCAGCGGCTACCCTCGGGTTCCTGCTGCAACGGCGCCGGGGAGGAAGAGGGACTGCATGACTTTCGGCGCCTACCTGTTGCTCGTCGCCGGCATGGGGGTGGTCACCTATCTGCCTCGCTGGCTTCCACTGCTAACCCTCTCCCGGCGGCGCCTCCCCCAGTGGCTCATCGACTGGCTCGGCCTGATTCCGGTCGCCCTTCTCAGCGCCCTGGTCGCGCCTGCTCTCCTAGCCGACGCAACGACCCGCACCCTGCAGCTTGGCCGGCCAGAGCTGCTGGTAGCGGTACCAACCTTTCTCTTCGCTCTCAAGACCAAGTCGCTGGGCGGGACGGTCCTGGTCGGAATGCTCCTTTACTGGCTGGTGCGGCAGGCTGGAATCTAAACCCCGAAATCCCAAATCCAGTGTGAAAATAAAACTTCCAAAATTAGTACATTGGAAGCTGATCCGATTCCTTTCCGCAGCTTGATCCAGCAACGCCCTGTTGGGCATGCCAGCCCAAATCTGTTCACGGAAATTCACTTGGACTTCGGTCTCTTCCCTGGTAGGAACCAACCTCCCCGATGCCCTGCGGCAGCCGAGCCATTTCTCTCCCTGCCAGGATTCCACATAGCTTGACGGAAGTCGCTATGCGCCGTCTGCCGATATACAGAATGAGTGGTGAGGGGCGCATCTGCATGACTTGGTGATAATTGGCATCCAAATATGACCCAGATCGGCATGTGACCGACCATGCCCCCTCGTCGAGAGCTCTCCCCCTATTCTCGACGAATGCGACGAGAGGCTAGAAATCCAGTATTTCTGGTAAGGTAGGGCCGCCGACGTGGTGACGAAAAACCTGCTTGACATCTTTTCCCCTACGTTGTATAAATCCACCTCGTCTCTGAGAATGCAAGGGTTTTCAGGGGGTAAAACCCCCGGTTTTGTAGCCGATTACAAGGCATGAGACTTAAAAAATCAATGTGTTAGAGACGAAATTCCGTTCCCCGGTAGCTCAGTCGGTAGAGCAGGTGGCTGTTAACCACCCTGTCGCTGGTTCGAATCCGGCCCGGGGAGCCAAACAAATAAAGGGCCGATTTCCTCAAGGAAATCGGCCTTTTTGCCATTGTCACCGCTTTTTCTCTATAAGCCCGCCCAAATAAATCTGCCCAAAAACAGCAACTTGAAGGTTCGAGTCCGATCTGGGATTTCCAGGCACTGAAAAAATGGTTGACAACCAGCCATAGTGTGGCTACTTTAAATAAACCCTACAAAGTCTATAGATAATATGATTTCAAAGAAAACGAAATACGGATTGCAAGCACTGCTCCTCCTGGCCCGTGAATACGGTCAGGGGCCGCTGCTGATCTCCGACCTGGCCCAGCGGGAGCGGATTCCGAAGAAGTTCCTGGAGTACATCCTGCTCCAGCTCAAGAACGCCGGCGTGCTGCAGAGCCGCAAGGGGAAGGGGGGCGGCTACTCACTGGCCACGTCGCCGACCGAAATCAGCGTCGGGCGAGCCATCCGCATCCTTGAAGGGCCCTTGGCGCCGGTCGCCTGCGTCAGCGAAACCGCCTATCAACGATGTACCGAGTGCTTCGATGAGGCGACCTGCGGCATCCGTCTGGTGATGAAGGATGTACGCGACGCCATGGCCGATATTCTCGATCACACCACGCTGCAGGACATGCTGCAGCGCTCCAAGGATGAAGCAAGGAAGCAGGCAGGCGTTGTCGA is a genomic window of Desulfuromonadales bacterium containing:
- a CDS encoding branched-chain amino acid ABC transporter permease LivH (LivHMGF is the membrane component of the LIV-I/LS branched-chain amino acid transporter); translated protein: MDYFLELFLSGLTRGSIYALIALGYTMVYGIIQLINFAHGEVYMIGAFVALVVAGALTIYGFTGVSILLLAALVAAIYAAAYGYTLERIAYRPLRGAPRLSPLISAIGMSIFLQNYVLLAQTPDFLPFPALIPDFDFMEPVAHIMGSAELVILLVTALTMVVLTVLIKYTRIGKAMRATQQDMTMARLVGINVDRVISVTFVIGSVLAAIGGVLVGSYIGQINFAIGFMAGVKAFTAAVLGGIGNIPGAVLGGLVLGLTEAFAAGYISSAYEDVFAFGLLVLILILRPTGILGKAVRQKV
- a CDS encoding branched-chain amino acid ABC transporter substrate-binding protein; its protein translation is MKKMHLASWLFALGFTLLLSAPALAADTIKLGVAGPHSGDLAAYGIPTKDAAEMVAAEINAKGGVLGRKVELLIQDDQCKPEIAANVATKLVSQEVDVVVGHVCSGATKAALGIYKDAKVIVMSPSATNPPLTKGGEYPNFYRTIAADDDQGKLAATFATEKLGAKKIAVIHDKGDYGKGFADFAKQFVEQGGKAKVVMYEGITPGAMDYSAVVQKIRKEGADAVIFGGYHPEASKLIAQMKKKRVDIPFIGPDGVKGVGFLEIARKDAEGVYATGPMDVSKYEANRKARTAYQKAHGSEPGTFFDQGYAAVQALLHAIEVAGSTDYEALTKALRSSYVETTVGRIKFDQKGDAEGVGFAVYQVRNGEFVEVK
- a CDS encoding branched-chain amino acid ABC transporter permease → MKNFKHSCGVALWFMFLTLPLLGVRVNTIKSEVEWRWLSILWVGLGAFVLSYFWRWSLQRRQGQPKRPQGGAAEPAAPGLLQRLLEEPGLYRPMLGAILLATVIFPWLVDTYQVNIMILALIFVVLGLGLNITVGLAGLLDLGYIAFFAVGAYAYALLNLHFGLGFWLCLPIGGLLGALFGVLLGFPILRLRGDYLAIVTLGFGSIAKIVLENWDTVFYGAAGIANIDRPGLFGLDLKLTAVTTYTYYLMLLLVAFTIFVTNRLKDSRIGRAWMALREDEIACVAMGVDMARTKLSAYALGAFWAGLVGVIFAARNTYINPNSFTFMESAMVLSIVVLGGMGSIIGVIIAALVLILMPEYLRAFSEYRMLVFGAVMVLMMIFRPQGLIANVRKTYAYRKAAAEQAHG
- a CDS encoding histidine kinase: MKVSRLLYALLLGGLLAAPAFAFQVDVHGDFKNRLMYSNQAELFDVFSEPGIQYVNVTNAQIRNLTGLVSGVPLDTRKRANDSDFFGEIKYRLWFNATDDDKKVKGVLGFEFGGRKFGQVGGLDFAGDDNIFEFRWGYVDFEVPFDPASHLSVGLMPVGYNAYFWNDNAPGVKWAAQRGDLEYSLGWWRNDVTNGGTGRDAKNTNDDVYVLDAAYKFAPGHRLYGFAAYGEFGQEALFSPDFVTPVVSEAMDQIYWLGLSGEGQSGRLFYGATAIYQTGEIDAATGLTFAPGNRNTLDRDAYLLNAEASYALERGRATAGWLYASGDSSQTDGDVNNYHSLEAYLENIGSQVFSGYWADDNYMIGSNYFLDRGFNVPYLNATFNVTDKFSVGGGYFYWSTAAEVIHDKELGHEINARVEYAVTKGLTTGLNAGYLFGGKAWDELAIDGHGDNVFRSEASVRLTF
- a CDS encoding ABC transporter ATP-binding protein gives rise to the protein MLKVNAIDAHYGSIQALKGVSLEIEEGEIVTLIGANGAGKTTTLMALCGVVPPRSGEILFQEQPIQGLSPDRIVAMGIIQVPEGRRIFPNMSVLENLEMGAYLRNNKALIRQDLNMVMDLFPILAQRRNQLGGTLSGGEQQMLAISRALMARPRLLLLDEPSLGLAPIIIQQIFEIIRKINRDSNTTIFLVEQNANQALKLAHRGYVMENGRITLTDSAENLLNNEEVKKAYLGI
- a CDS encoding ABC transporter ATP-binding protein — translated: MAENNRKLLEVRELTMDFGGLRAVDGVTLEVGAGEIVALIGPNGAGKTTFFNCVTGIYRPTLGEIMVHPPDGRSQRINGWKPNRVTASGMARTFQNIRLFQNMTVLENVMIGRHCRTTTNILGAILRGASSRRQEKETIETSYHLLEKVGLSRFANEFAKNLPYGGQRRLEIARALATRPFLLLLDEPAAGMNPHETHELDELIVRIRKEEGVAILLIEHDMKLVMNISDRIYVMEYGKKIAKGTPQEIRRNPKVIEAYLGEASDA